In one window of Erythrolamprus reginae isolate rEryReg1 chromosome 1, rEryReg1.hap1, whole genome shotgun sequence DNA:
- the LOC139166180 gene encoding olfactory receptor 5J3-like has product MANRTQVTEFILTGLTDDPQLQLILLVIFFILYAITLLGNVGMIVLIWISPQLHTPMYFFLSHVSFVDICCSSTITPNFLCHLVKDKKVISLAGCFTQLYFYAVFSTAESYILAIMAYDRYVAVCHPLVYLITMPQIKCVQLVVISYITGVVHGLLHIIPASQLFFCGPNIIKNFFCEGPALLQLACSDISLNNLLKFIFIGFTIITTMVIVLTSYISILITILNMTSTKSRRKAFSTCTSHLTVITVFYGCAGLVYTQSQPTKSIYATQMASVLYLVVTPMINPLIYSLRNQEGSRRNNDNNGPVAAADAKRPKPALQSQRQASGEQSCVPAAGTVGKADVVPLPGRAVKEALKGNRAVPAACASSEVMSRGLAADAESESKEESDLSEPEEPLEGAYMTMGEWSQSEDEEENSGKSADRPSL; this is encoded by the exons ATGGCAAATAGAACACAGGTGACAGAATTCATACTCACTGGATTGACTGATGATCCACAGTTGCAACTCATCCTCTTGGtgatattttttattctttatgcTATTACCCTATTAGGGAATGTGGGCATGATTGTCTTAATCTGGATCAGTCCTCAACTCCACACACCAATGTACTTTTTCCTCAGTCATGTATCATTTGTGGACATCTGCTGTTCATCAACTATCACCCCAAACTTCCTATGCCATCTTGTAAAAGATAAAAAGGTTATTTCTCTTGCAGGCTGTTTTACTCAACTTTATTTTTATGCTGTATTTTCCACTGCAGAAAGTTACATCCTAGCTATCATGGCCTATGATCGCTATGTGGCTGTTTGTCACCCTCTTGTCTACTTGATCACCATGCCCCAAATAAAATGTGTCCAACTTGTAGTCATTTCTTACATTACCGGGGTTGTACATGGTTTACTTCATATCATTCCTGCATCTCAGTTGTTCTTCTGTGGACCAAATATCATTAAGAATTTTTTCTGTGAAGGTCCTGCGCTATTACAACTTGCCTGTTCAGATATCAGTTTAAATAATTTGttgaaatttatatttattggctTCACTATAATAACAACAATGGTCATTGTTCTCACATCCTACATTAGTATCCTGATTACTATTTTAAATATGACCTCTACCAAATCTcggagaaaagccttctccacATGTACATCTCACCTCACGGTCATCACTGTTTTCTATGGATGTGCTGGCCTTGTGTATACACAATCACAACCGACCAAGTCTATCTACGCCACTCAAATGGCTTCTGTGTTGTATCTTGTAGTGACTCCTATGATCAATCCCTTAATCTACAGCCTAAGGAACCAGGAG ggcagcCGCCGCAACAACGACAACAACGGCCCCGTGGCAGCCGCTGATGCTAAGAGACCAAAGCCCGCTCTCCAGAGTCAACGCCAGGCTTCGGGGGAGCAGAGCTGCgtgccggcggcaggaactgtTGGGAAGGCAGACGTGGTACCTCTTCCGGGaagggctgtcaaagaggccctgaaggggaaCAGGgcggtccccgccgcctgtgccAGCAGCGAG gtcatgtcacgGGGGTTggcagctgatgcagagagcgagagcaaggaggaaagtgacctgagtgaacctgaggaaccatTAGAGGGGGCTtatatgacaatgggggagtggtcccagtcagaggatgaggaagaaaaTAGTGGAAAATCAGcggatagaccctcgctatag
- the LOC139166241 gene encoding olfactory receptor 9G19-like, translating to MKKENQTTVMNFVLLGFTDNQNLQLILFVTFLLIYIASLTGNITLMALICSSPNLHTPMYFFIGNLSFLDLWYSSVYSPKILVNSISEDKSIAFGGCAAQFFFSAGLAYSECYLLAAMAYDRYMAITNPLLYATYMSRKLCTGLVTLSYLSGFINSTIITIKTFMLSFCNGNIIDDFFCDLPPLVKLSCNVPESYQALLFFILVSNVISPLALILASYVLILAAILKIRSTKGRLKAFSTCASHITAVTLYYGSILFIYSRPSSNYALKRDKVVSVFYTVVIPMINPLIYSLRNEEVKKALKKKTMKWKIP from the coding sequence atgaaaaaagaaaatcagaCTACGGTGATGAATTTTGTCCTGTTGGGATTCACAGACAACCAAAATCTACAACTGATTCTATTTGTAACATTTCTATTAATATATATAGCCAGCCTCACAGGGAACATCACATTAATGGCACTTATCTGTAGCAGCCCTAACCTCCATACACCTATGTATTTTTTCATTGGAAACTTATCTTTCCTGGATCTCTGGTATTCCTCTGTCTATTCTCCAAAGATCCTGGTAAATAGCATCTCTGAGGACAAGAGCATTGCCTTTGGAGGTTGTGCTGCTCAATTCTTCTTCTCTGCTGGCCTTGCCTATAGTGAATGCTATCTTCTTGCAGCCATGGCCTATGACCGATACATGGCcattacaaacccactgctgtaTGCCACTTACATGTCCAGAAAGTTATGCACAGGACTGGTGACACTCTCATATCTCAGTGGTTTCATCAATTCTACAATAATAACTATCAAAACTTTCATGTTGAGCTTCTGTAATGGAAACATAATTGATGACTTCTTCTGTGACCTACCTCCATTAGTCAAACTTTCTTGCAATGTGCCTGAGAGCTACCAAGCACTGCTGTTCTTCATTCTTGTCTCTAATGTAATTTCACCCCTGGCGCTTATTCTTGCTTCATATGTCCTCATCCTGGCAGCCATCTTGAAGATACGTTCCACTAAAGGGAGACTCAAGGCCTTCTCGACCTGTGCCTCTCACATAACTGCTGTCACTTTGTATTATGGCTCCATCCTCTTCATCTATTCACGTCCAAGTTCCAATTATGCTTTGAAGAGAGACAAAGTTGTATCTGTCTTCTATACAGTTGTGATTCCTATGATCAATCCTCTCATCTATAGTCTTAGGAATGAAGAGGTAAAGAAAGctctgaaaaagaaaacaatgaagTGGAAGATACCCTAA